The following coding sequences are from one Leptolyngbya sp. NIES-3755 window:
- a CDS encoding GTPase obg (similar to AA sequence:cyanobase_aa:LBDG_40290), translating to MQFIDQAEIQVQAGDGGDGMVSFRREKYVPAGGPNGGNGGRGGSVILKADENLQTLLDFRYMRLFKADDGQKGGSSNCTGASGRDRIIEVPCGTVIYDAETDEAIGDLTENGQTFKVAEGGRGGLGNHCFLSNRNRAPENAFPGQPGEMKSLRLELKLLAEVGIIGLPNAGKSTLISALSAARPKIANYPFTTLVPNLGVVRKPTGDGTVFADIPGLIEGAHMGIGLGHDFLRHVERTRLLLHLVDATAEDSIADYQTIQSELDAYGRGLSDRLQILAINKLDAIDPNSEEVNAIVSELEQLSGAKVFKISAVSRFGLEELMRQVWHDLDELKAREEEEKLAIEQVQTVS from the coding sequence ATGCAGTTTATTGATCAAGCAGAAATTCAGGTTCAGGCGGGCGATGGCGGCGATGGCATGGTGTCATTCCGTCGAGAAAAGTATGTGCCTGCGGGTGGACCAAACGGCGGAAATGGTGGGCGCGGTGGCTCGGTCATTCTAAAGGCGGATGAGAATCTTCAAACGCTGCTCGATTTTCGGTATATGCGATTGTTCAAAGCCGATGACGGTCAGAAAGGCGGCTCAAGTAATTGCACCGGAGCATCAGGACGCGATCGCATTATCGAAGTGCCGTGTGGAACCGTAATTTATGATGCCGAAACTGATGAAGCGATCGGGGACTTAACCGAGAATGGTCAAACCTTCAAAGTTGCAGAAGGTGGACGAGGTGGACTGGGTAATCATTGTTTCTTGAGTAATCGCAATCGTGCGCCAGAGAATGCTTTTCCTGGACAACCGGGAGAAATGAAATCTCTTCGTCTCGAACTCAAATTGTTAGCAGAAGTTGGAATTATTGGCTTACCAAATGCAGGTAAATCGACTTTGATTTCTGCTTTGTCTGCGGCGCGTCCGAAAATTGCGAACTATCCGTTTACAACCTTGGTTCCAAACTTGGGAGTCGTTCGGAAACCGACTGGTGATGGGACTGTATTCGCGGATATTCCAGGACTGATCGAAGGCGCACACATGGGAATTGGACTTGGACATGATTTCTTGCGGCATGTGGAGCGGACTCGATTGCTATTGCATTTAGTTGATGCGACTGCGGAAGATTCGATCGCAGATTATCAAACGATTCAAAGTGAATTGGATGCGTATGGACGGGGATTAAGCGATCGACTTCAGATTCTCGCGATTAACAAATTGGATGCGATCGATCCAAATAGCGAGGAAGTGAATGCGATCGTCTCTGAACTCGAACAACTCAGCGGTGCGAAAGTATTCAAAATCTCGGCTGTGTCGCGCTTCGGACTTGAAGAATTAATGCGTCAAGTTTGGCACGATTTGGACGAATTGAAGGCGCGGGAAGAAGAGGAGAAATTAGCGATCGAGCAAGTACAGACTGTGAGCTAA
- a CDS encoding hypothetical protein (hypothetical protein N9414_21180;~similar to AA sequence:cyanobase_aa:LBDG_03310), producing the protein MLWMNQVFKQVRDRVKPPQWASWQTLLFLSIFSVIVAALTTSPQPQIAQRIISSFGWVFLILSVWWFVYEPEVKKKLTVYELFLGPWIVGILVCIYLFGTIEGRTVPTQTAFISWPPISALIWSSPKFVKSDPSTKSPVYTNPSKDRRLDIILVLLANLVLSCWFQFYFQTQDWLTRNPGLRAEDFSRSSFVWQPQRYDRAEVLSRGADVLNVAAQNVRTELEGKPWGQVERWLTQLDQQVPRLRQQVREELPRSPGSDLWTLNAEVTSSAYDLQLQALWTRSNSRREGYELTRTCRITQARKPGSEQEFNFRESAPPATAPARQQIVGTVQCGPIDAPRQIEPNRS; encoded by the coding sequence ATGCTGTGGATGAATCAAGTCTTTAAACAGGTTCGCGATCGCGTCAAACCGCCGCAGTGGGCATCTTGGCAGACGCTATTATTTTTAAGCATTTTCAGCGTGATCGTCGCGGCTCTGACCACATCACCCCAACCGCAAATCGCTCAGCGAATTATTTCTTCGTTTGGCTGGGTGTTTTTGATTCTCAGCGTGTGGTGGTTTGTCTATGAACCAGAGGTCAAAAAGAAACTTACGGTTTATGAGCTGTTTCTCGGTCCCTGGATTGTTGGGATATTGGTCTGTATTTATCTATTTGGCACGATCGAAGGGCGAACTGTTCCGACTCAAACCGCTTTTATCAGTTGGCCTCCCATCTCTGCGCTCATTTGGTCCTCTCCAAAGTTTGTCAAATCTGATCCCAGCACGAAAAGCCCGGTGTACACGAATCCGTCAAAAGACCGTCGGCTCGATATTATTTTGGTGCTGTTAGCGAATTTGGTGCTTAGCTGCTGGTTTCAGTTTTATTTTCAAACTCAAGATTGGCTGACCCGAAATCCGGGGCTACGAGCGGAAGATTTTTCGCGGAGTTCATTTGTTTGGCAGCCGCAACGATACGATCGAGCAGAAGTGCTTTCTCGCGGAGCCGATGTGCTCAATGTTGCGGCTCAGAATGTTCGGACTGAACTAGAAGGCAAGCCTTGGGGACAAGTCGAACGCTGGTTGACTCAGCTTGATCAGCAAGTTCCGCGCCTGAGACAGCAAGTTCGTGAAGAATTACCGCGATCGCCTGGAAGTGATTTGTGGACCTTGAATGCTGAGGTGACTTCTTCGGCGTATGATCTTCAGCTTCAAGCGCTTTGGACTCGTTCAAATTCGCGGCGAGAAGGCTACGAATTGACTCGCACTTGTCGAATTACTCAGGCACGTAAACCCGGATCAGAACAAGAATTTAACTTCCGCGAATCGGCTCCTCCTGCGACTGCTCCCGCTCGTCAGCAAATCGTTGGAACGGTACAATGTGGACCGATCGATGCACCGAGACAAATTGAACCGAATCGATCGTAG
- a CDS encoding NitT/TauT family ABC transporter, permease protein (similar to AA sequence:cyanobase_aa:CYB_0267) — MRTFPTPDALRRFPFGLADFALLLGFFVLLALVTRVGAGTLVSFRPPDVLPGVDLDPANLPYYAARSTLRMFIALFFSIVFTLIYGYVAAHSRRAERVMIPLLDILQSVPVLGFLSITVTGFIALFPDSLLGLEAASIFAIFTSQVWNMAFSFYHSLRTVPGELDEAATLYQLSGWQRFTKLEVPSAMIGLVWNAMMSFGGGWFFVAASEAISVLNEKYTLPGIGSYVASAVASENLAALGWALGTIVIVIVLTDQLFWRPVIAWADKFRLEQNAAVEAPQSWLYNLLKAARIPRYLGQVFTPIAELLKRGLSLLTPPRQRQQVEVKAGSDRIYTLLLLATTGAFIVAGLHFVLATVGIAEVGKAFVLGLLTLLRVTVLLIFASLVWTPIGVAIGFNPKLARLLQPVVQFLASFPANFVFPFATLFFIRTNISLDWGSILLMALGAQWYILFNSIAGAMSIPTDLREMSADVGLTGWKRWQKLIIPGIFSAWVTGGVTASGGAWNASIVSEIVSWGQTTLTANGLGAYIADATSAGDWARITLGIGMMSLFVVGLNRVFWRRLYHLAETKYHL; from the coding sequence ATGCGAACTTTCCCCACACCGGATGCTTTACGCCGTTTTCCATTTGGTCTAGCCGATTTTGCACTCCTTCTCGGCTTTTTCGTTCTACTTGCATTGGTCACACGAGTCGGAGCGGGAACTTTAGTCAGTTTTCGTCCTCCAGATGTGCTGCCAGGTGTCGATCTTGATCCTGCTAATTTACCGTATTACGCAGCACGATCGACATTGCGAATGTTTATTGCACTATTTTTCTCGATCGTCTTTACGCTGATTTATGGCTATGTTGCCGCTCACAGTCGCAGAGCCGAACGAGTCATGATCCCCCTATTGGACATTCTGCAATCGGTTCCAGTTCTGGGATTTTTATCAATTACTGTGACTGGATTCATCGCGCTATTTCCAGACAGTTTACTTGGACTTGAAGCTGCTTCAATTTTTGCCATTTTCACCAGTCAAGTTTGGAATATGGCATTTTCGTTTTATCACTCTTTGCGAACGGTTCCAGGTGAATTAGACGAGGCGGCAACGCTCTATCAATTGTCCGGTTGGCAGCGGTTTACGAAGCTTGAAGTGCCTTCTGCCATGATTGGTCTAGTTTGGAACGCCATGATGAGTTTTGGCGGTGGATGGTTCTTTGTTGCCGCGAGTGAAGCGATTAGTGTTCTGAATGAGAAGTACACGCTGCCAGGAATTGGATCGTATGTTGCTTCTGCCGTTGCGAGTGAGAACTTAGCTGCATTAGGTTGGGCACTTGGCACGATCGTGATTGTGATTGTGCTAACCGATCAACTCTTTTGGCGACCTGTGATCGCCTGGGCGGACAAGTTTCGGCTTGAACAAAATGCAGCCGTGGAAGCACCTCAATCCTGGCTGTATAACTTATTGAAAGCGGCTCGAATTCCTCGATATTTGGGGCAAGTGTTTACCCCGATCGCAGAATTGCTCAAACGTGGATTATCCCTACTCACTCCACCCCGACAACGCCAACAAGTTGAAGTGAAAGCGGGAAGCGATCGTATTTACACTCTCCTGCTGCTTGCGACAACTGGAGCTTTCATCGTTGCAGGATTGCACTTTGTTTTAGCAACGGTTGGAATTGCAGAAGTCGGAAAAGCTTTTGTTCTCGGATTGCTCACGTTATTGCGCGTCACGGTTCTGCTCATCTTTGCTTCGTTGGTTTGGACCCCGATCGGAGTTGCGATCGGCTTTAATCCCAAACTCGCTCGATTGCTTCAACCTGTTGTCCAATTCCTCGCTTCTTTTCCAGCAAATTTCGTCTTTCCTTTCGCCACTTTGTTCTTTATTCGGACCAACATTAGTTTGGATTGGGGCAGTATTTTGCTGATGGCATTGGGAGCGCAGTGGTACATCTTGTTTAACTCGATCGCTGGAGCCATGAGCATTCCCACAGATTTGCGTGAAATGTCGGCAGATGTAGGACTCACGGGTTGGAAACGTTGGCAGAAATTAATTATTCCGGGAATCTTCTCTGCTTGGGTCACGGGTGGCGTGACTGCGAGTGGCGGAGCTTGGAATGCCAGCATTGTGTCGGAAATTGTGTCTTGGGGACAAACGACTCTCACCGCGAATGGATTAGGCGCTTATATTGCCGATGCGACGAGTGCAGGAGATTGGGCACGAATCACGCTTGGGATCGGCATGATGAGCTTATTTGTCGTCGGATTGAATCGAGTTTTTTGGCGGCGGCTGTATCACTTGGCAGAAACGAAGTATCACTTATAG
- a CDS encoding 5'-methylthioadenosine phosphorylase (similar to AA sequence:cyanobase_aa:LBDG_03330) yields the protein MSKIKIGIIGGSGLYKMEALKDVEELSIETPFGSPSDALIVGTLDQTRVAFLARHGRNHHLLPSELPFRANIYAMKSLGVEYLISASAVGSLKEEAKPLDMVIPDQFIDRTIHRIGTFFGDGVVAHVAFGDPVCLELAKVLGDAVESLNLEDVNLHRGGTYVCMEGPAFSTKAESNLHRSWGASVIGMTNLPEAKLAREAEIAYATLALVTDYDCWHPDHDSVTVEMVIANLQRNAINAQKVIQETVRRLTENSPVSEAHSALKYAILTPKDKISAEAREKLGLLLKKYL from the coding sequence ATGTCTAAGATCAAAATTGGCATCATTGGCGGCAGCGGTCTTTACAAAATGGAAGCGCTCAAAGACGTGGAAGAATTGTCGATCGAGACTCCATTCGGTTCTCCCTCTGATGCGTTGATCGTCGGCACGTTGGATCAAACTCGTGTGGCTTTTTTGGCTCGTCACGGTCGTAATCACCATCTTTTGCCCTCAGAGTTACCCTTTCGCGCCAATATCTATGCGATGAAGAGTCTAGGAGTTGAGTATCTCATTTCGGCTTCGGCGGTTGGATCGCTTAAGGAAGAGGCGAAACCGTTAGACATGGTGATTCCGGATCAATTTATCGATCGAACGATTCACCGGATTGGGACCTTCTTCGGAGATGGCGTTGTCGCTCACGTTGCTTTTGGTGATCCGGTCTGTCTTGAACTTGCAAAAGTACTGGGAGATGCAGTTGAAAGTCTTAATCTAGAGGATGTGAATTTGCATCGCGGCGGAACTTATGTGTGTATGGAAGGTCCTGCATTCTCCACCAAAGCGGAATCGAATTTGCATCGGAGTTGGGGCGCGTCCGTGATTGGGATGACGAATTTACCCGAAGCAAAACTAGCACGAGAGGCGGAAATTGCTTATGCGACTTTAGCACTGGTGACAGACTATGACTGCTGGCATCCGGACCACGATAGTGTCACGGTCGAAATGGTAATTGCAAATCTTCAGCGCAATGCGATTAATGCACAGAAGGTGATTCAGGAAACGGTCAGACGATTAACTGAAAATTCGCCCGTTTCTGAAGCTCATTCTGCGCTGAAGTATGCGATTTTGACTCCGAAGGACAAGATTTCTGCGGAGGCACGAGAGAAGTTAGGATTGCTGCTGAAGAAATATCTTTAG
- a CDS encoding hypothetical protein (hypothetical protein LYNGBM3L_43460;~similar to AA sequence:cyanobase_aa:LBDG_03320), whose product MSDVLPLRMIIYQLLFIVLAIAVESLVLQKYLGIGRKASIQYASTANLLSTVIGWFIFFVSEPWMPDPLRQQFITYIFFDETNNPPLLVGLAFLMFLGTFIVKLQSLNWLDLILEGKPITTIEVRDRSKFQGRKAQQRPAFANVPNRALAVLWANAASFTVISIVILIRTFSEQPVTF is encoded by the coding sequence ATGTCAGATGTGTTGCCTCTGCGGATGATTATCTATCAGCTTTTATTTATTGTTTTAGCGATCGCCGTTGAATCCCTAGTCCTGCAAAAATATCTAGGCATCGGTAGAAAAGCTAGTATTCAATATGCATCCACGGCAAATTTGCTTTCGACAGTGATTGGCTGGTTTATCTTTTTCGTCAGCGAACCCTGGATGCCTGACCCGCTACGACAGCAATTTATTACATATATTTTTTTCGATGAAACAAACAATCCGCCGTTATTAGTTGGGTTGGCGTTTCTGATGTTTTTAGGAACGTTTATTGTCAAACTTCAAAGTTTGAATTGGCTGGATTTAATTTTAGAAGGAAAGCCGATCACCACGATCGAGGTTCGCGATCGCAGTAAGTTTCAAGGTCGAAAAGCACAACAGCGCCCAGCGTTTGCGAACGTTCCAAATCGTGCACTTGCCGTTCTTTGGGCGAATGCGGCGAGTTTTACGGTGATCTCGATCGTGATTCTGATTCGCACTTTCTCAGAACAGCCTGTGACGTTTTAG
- a CDS encoding hypothetical protein (similar to AA sequence:cyanobase_aa:MAE07110): protein MVLQQPKRQSVPPLASGDRLTRAEFERRYEATPEHFKAELIEGVVYVASPVRAFHGTPHFKLITWLGVYATATLGTEGADNSTTRLDLDNEPQPDALLRIVQGGTSTLSEDGYIEGAPELVAEIATSSAAIDLGAKKNAYRRNRVQEYLVWQTFENELSWFRLENEQYVLVELDENGIIRSQVFPGLWLNIAALLNNEMIAVLNTLQLGLQSPEHQMFVQELAERS, encoded by the coding sequence ATGGTATTGCAGCAACCGAAACGGCAATCCGTTCCACCGTTAGCAAGTGGCGATCGCTTAACTCGTGCCGAATTCGAGCGACGATATGAAGCGACCCCAGAGCATTTCAAGGCTGAACTAATAGAAGGAGTGGTTTACGTGGCATCCCCTGTTCGCGCTTTTCATGGCACACCTCATTTCAAATTAATCACGTGGCTGGGCGTGTACGCTACCGCAACTCTTGGCACAGAAGGAGCGGACAACTCTACAACAAGACTGGATTTAGATAACGAACCTCAACCTGATGCGCTGTTACGAATTGTGCAGGGCGGAACATCGACTCTAAGCGAAGACGGTTACATCGAAGGTGCACCCGAACTTGTGGCGGAAATAGCGACCAGCAGTGCAGCGATCGATCTGGGTGCAAAGAAAAATGCTTACCGCCGTAATCGAGTTCAGGAATACCTAGTCTGGCAAACCTTCGAGAATGAATTGAGTTGGTTCAGACTGGAAAATGAACAATACGTTTTAGTTGAGCTAGACGAGAACGGAATTATCAGAAGCCAAGTATTTCCGGGACTTTGGTTAAACATTGCAGCACTGCTGAACAATGAAATGATTGCAGTCCTGAATACATTACAACTTGGACTGCAATCACCAGAGCATCAAATGTTTGTTCAAGAATTAGCAGAACGGTCTTAA
- a CDS encoding hypothetical protein (similar to AA sequence:cyanobase_aa:LBDG_09650) — translation MTGKSIAKLCALSLSLFVFWTAPSYAQTPTITTPTQQKLDAQTVLKQLKQSRVIYLGETHDSEADHRAQLEIIRSLHQQNPKLAIGMEMFQRPFQSGLDSYLAGASTETMLREFTEFDKRWGYSWEFYYPIISFAKENQLPVIALNTPMEVTRKVARQGLESLTADEKRYIPPIDEIKLEPERYRDRLQKIFAAHAGKGSSRWFNSFFQAQVLWDETMADAIVQFLQKNPDRQIVVLAGQGHIIYGDGIPSRVDRRMPGIKQLKVLLNPPAEYLKETGIADFFWKTR, via the coding sequence ATGACTGGAAAATCTATTGCAAAACTCTGTGCTTTATCCCTGAGTTTGTTCGTTTTCTGGACAGCACCAAGTTATGCTCAAACTCCAACAATTACAACGCCGACACAGCAAAAGTTAGATGCTCAGACTGTTTTGAAACAGCTAAAACAATCGAGAGTGATCTACTTGGGTGAAACACATGATAGTGAAGCGGATCATCGCGCTCAGTTGGAGATTATCCGATCGCTTCATCAGCAAAATCCCAAATTAGCGATCGGCATGGAAATGTTTCAGCGTCCGTTCCAATCCGGTTTAGATAGCTATCTTGCGGGAGCTTCAACGGAAACCATGCTGCGAGAGTTCACCGAATTTGATAAACGGTGGGGCTATTCCTGGGAGTTTTACTATCCGATTATCAGTTTTGCAAAAGAGAATCAATTGCCTGTGATTGCGTTGAACACACCGATGGAAGTCACTCGCAAAGTCGCACGTCAAGGATTAGAGAGTTTGACCGCAGACGAAAAGCGCTACATTCCGCCGATCGATGAAATCAAATTAGAACCAGAACGATATCGCGATCGCTTACAAAAAATCTTCGCTGCTCATGCTGGAAAAGGCAGTAGTCGCTGGTTTAATTCGTTCTTCCAAGCTCAAGTTCTGTGGGACGAAACGATGGCAGACGCGATCGTGCAGTTTTTGCAGAAAAATCCCGATCGACAAATCGTTGTGTTAGCAGGTCAAGGACACATTATTTACGGGGATGGAATTCCGAGTCGTGTCGATCGACGAATGCCAGGAATCAAGCAATTAAAAGTTTTGCTCAATCCACCAGCGGAATATTTAAAGGAAACTGGAATTGCCGATTTCTTCTGGAAAACTCGTTAA
- a CDS encoding NitT/TauT family ABC transporter, ATP-binding protein (similar to AA sequence:cyanobase_aa:CYB_0268) — protein MNSLIKVDHVYKSFPLPDGKGEFNVLRDINLEVRSGEVLALLGRSGSGKSTLLRIMAGLIPPSQGTVWSNDRPLQGANQNVAMVFQSFALLPWLTVQENVELGLDARGVNLGERRRKAISAIDLVGLDGFESAYPKELSGGMKQRVGFARAFVLQPQVLFMDEPFSALDVLTSENLRGEIDDLWNAGTFPSKSILIVTHNIEEAVFLADRVIILGSNPGRIRGEVQIQLSRPHDRNSPQFKALVDYIYTVMTNPEVQVMNPQVAAPKEIKSPYALPIPHARVGGISGLLELIVDLPEGTDDIPRLAERIQLAVDDLLPILDAAVMLGFAEVSQGDVKLTTIGQDFATTTILRSKDLFRQQVLDRVPLINSIISTLKEKRNRSMRSDFFKDLLDEHFPHSESERQFATAIDWGRYAELFEYDASEDRLYLTEAEAAEEKQTSLTT, from the coding sequence ATGAATTCATTAATCAAAGTTGACCACGTTTACAAAAGTTTTCCGCTGCCTGATGGCAAAGGCGAATTCAATGTATTGCGCGACATCAATTTAGAAGTGCGATCGGGCGAAGTGTTAGCGCTCTTAGGCAGAAGTGGCAGCGGTAAAAGTACGTTGCTGCGAATCATGGCAGGCTTGATCCCACCGAGTCAGGGAACAGTTTGGAGCAACGATCGACCTTTACAGGGCGCAAATCAAAATGTCGCAATGGTGTTTCAAAGTTTCGCTCTGTTACCTTGGCTGACGGTGCAGGAAAACGTGGAATTAGGCTTAGATGCACGAGGGGTTAATCTTGGAGAACGACGCAGAAAAGCAATAAGCGCGATCGACTTAGTTGGATTGGATGGATTTGAAAGCGCCTATCCCAAGGAACTATCCGGCGGCATGAAACAGCGTGTCGGATTCGCCCGCGCCTTTGTACTTCAGCCCCAAGTCTTGTTCATGGACGAGCCATTCAGTGCTTTGGATGTTCTAACTTCTGAGAACTTGCGGGGGGAAATTGATGATCTATGGAACGCTGGAACATTCCCGTCTAAAAGTATTTTGATTGTGACGCACAACATTGAGGAAGCTGTATTTCTTGCCGATCGCGTGATCATTCTCGGTTCTAATCCGGGTCGCATTCGCGGAGAAGTTCAAATTCAACTGTCGCGACCGCACGATCGTAATAGTCCTCAGTTCAAAGCCTTGGTCGATTACATCTATACCGTAATGACCAATCCAGAGGTGCAAGTAATGAATCCTCAAGTCGCTGCTCCAAAAGAAATCAAATCTCCTTATGCTCTCCCAATTCCCCATGCTCGTGTGGGTGGAATTAGTGGATTACTCGAACTCATCGTCGATTTACCAGAGGGAACCGATGATATTCCTCGATTAGCAGAGCGAATTCAACTTGCTGTTGATGATTTGTTGCCGATTCTGGATGCAGCAGTCATGTTAGGGTTTGCTGAAGTCTCTCAGGGCGATGTGAAACTAACTACGATCGGACAAGATTTTGCAACAACAACAATTCTCCGAAGTAAGGATCTATTTCGTCAGCAAGTGCTTGATCGTGTTCCATTGATCAATAGCATTATCAGTACGTTGAAAGAAAAGCGGAATCGATCGATGCGATCGGACTTTTTCAAAGATTTGCTCGATGAACATTTCCCGCATTCCGAATCTGAGCGACAATTTGCGACTGCGATCGATTGGGGACGATACGCAGAACTGTTTGAATACGATGCCAGTGAAGATCGATTGTATTTAACAGAAGCAGAAGCGGCTGAAGAGAAACAAACCTCGCTCACCACGTAA
- a CDS encoding hypothetical protein (hypothetical protein N9414_21185;~similar to AA sequence:cyanobase_aa:LBDG_03300) encodes MSEAVYTIGGTFTRISAIASNVFREVIRDRVLYLIGLYGVGLLLASRLLPEIAASTEVKILFDLALAAMPVLGLIVAIFIGTTLVNKEIEKRTVFVLIAKPVSRAEIIIGKHLGLSAVLAVLITAMSAIAMALLFALKIPFSVPNLLISSGFLFLQLSLVSAIAILFSVFTGALLAMMLTFGVYLMGLLSQDIVKFGKLTKNPSIEAATQGLYLVLPDLARLDLKNQVVYNLIPASPVLLSSILYAVLYITFTLSIASLIFSRREF; translated from the coding sequence ATGAGTGAAGCGGTTTATACCATTGGTGGCACGTTTACGCGGATAAGTGCGATCGCGTCCAATGTCTTTCGAGAGGTGATTCGCGATCGCGTTCTTTACTTAATTGGACTGTATGGGGTTGGCTTGCTCTTGGCAAGTCGCCTATTACCCGAAATCGCTGCCTCAACTGAAGTTAAAATTCTGTTCGATCTCGCACTTGCCGCGATGCCTGTTTTGGGTTTGATCGTTGCAATTTTTATTGGAACAACGTTAGTCAACAAAGAGATTGAAAAACGAACGGTTTTTGTGCTGATTGCGAAACCTGTGAGTCGCGCAGAAATTATTATTGGCAAGCATCTGGGATTGTCTGCGGTCTTGGCAGTTTTAATCACAGCAATGAGCGCGATCGCAATGGCACTCTTATTTGCACTCAAAATCCCGTTTTCCGTTCCAAATCTGCTAATTTCATCAGGATTTCTATTCCTACAATTGTCGCTCGTGAGTGCGATCGCAATTTTATTCAGCGTATTCACTGGCGCTCTATTGGCGATGATGTTGACGTTTGGCGTGTATTTGATGGGACTCTTGAGCCAAGACATTGTGAAATTTGGCAAGCTGACGAAAAATCCATCGATCGAAGCTGCGACTCAGGGACTTTACCTTGTGCTGCCCGATTTAGCGCGATTAGACCTAAAAAATCAAGTCGTATACAACCTGATTCCAGCCTCGCCCGTTTTGCTCAGTAGTATCTTATACGCCGTTCTTTACATTACCTTTACGTTGTCGATCGCGTCGCTAATTTTCTCGCGTCGGGAATTCTGA